The following are from one region of the Carassius auratus strain Wakin chromosome 13, ASM336829v1, whole genome shotgun sequence genome:
- the LOC113113039 gene encoding hydroxycarboxylic acid receptor 2 has translation MTLNDTTHHCGTSIQDLVASVLPPILIIELLLGVPGNVVALLVFSRTLRTWRANVMFLFNLVLSDFLLLVSLPFRIDNFVRRESWIFGDAWCRINLFMLSVNRSASIAFMTAVAVDRYLKVAHPHHKINYISSKQAAGVACFIWAAVISLKIPLLAEKLLTIENNTYLCRSFSNYQKASPGLRLHYVVFVLEFFLPLLLLSFCSVRIACILRTRQMDKKKKGKRAIRTVRVIVGIFVFCFFPGIATGLTALYLKILGTEYCKAYMFTSQLFSTSIAFTYLNSALDPLIYCFSSSVFRNYLKSVVNRIGIIELTVSRRGSTHSGCD, from the coding sequence ATGACACTCAATGACACTACACATCACTGTGGTACTTCAATTCAGGACCTGGTGGCATCCGTCCTTCCTCCTATACTCATCATTGAGCTGTTACTCGGCGTGCCTGGCAATGTCGTGGCACTGTTAGTCTTCAGCAGAACCCTTAGGACTTGGAGGGCCAACGTCATGTTCCTCTTCAACCTGGTTTTGTCTGACTTTCTGCTTCTTGTGAGCCTACCTTTCCGCATCGACAACTTCGTGCGTAGGGAGAGTTGGATATTTGGAGACGCCTGGTGTCGTATCAACTTATTCATGCTGTCAGTCAATCGTTCGGCTAGCATTGCCTTCATGACTGCCGTGGCTGTAGACCGCTACTTGAAAGTGGCCCATCCGCATCACAAAATTAATTACATAAGCTCAAAACAAGCAGCCGGGGTTGCCTGCTTCATCTGGGCTGCTGTGATATCTCTGAAGATCCCTTTGCTGGCCGAGAAACTTCTGACCATAGAAAACAACACCTATCTGTGTAGGAGCTTCAGTAACTATCAGAAAGCATCACCAGGTCTCCGCTTGCActatgttgtgtttgtgttagagTTTTTTCTGCCACTATTACTCCTGAGCTTTTGCTCTGTGAGAATTGCATGTATCCTACGTACACGTCAGATGGACaagaaaaagaaagggaaaaggGCTATTCGGACTGTCCGGGTGATCGTTGGGATTTTTGTCTTCTGCTTCTTTCCTGGCATCGCCACAGGATTGACAGCACTCTATTTGAAAATCCTTGGAACTGAGTACTGTAAGGCTTACATGTTCACCAGTCAGTTGTTTTCTACGTCCATAGCCTTCACTTACCTAAACAGTGCTCTGGACCCACTCATCTACTGCTTCTCCAG